A region from the Ptychodera flava strain L36383 chromosome 10, AS_Pfla_20210202, whole genome shotgun sequence genome encodes:
- the LOC139141636 gene encoding complement C1q tumor necrosis factor-related protein 4-like, with protein MRLKSSFSAIRTQPLLGNKVVPQVVTFQQWQATKGDDFNADAGVFSVSIPGIYYFSFTMRTYDNKYIGVTLVVNDAPVVAMTTDSSDRKVMQTQSAMVHLASGDQVWLMMGPSEHFALYGNNNKYTTFNGHLLYPDYEE; from the exons ATGA GACTGAAGAGCTCATTTTCGGCAATTCGAACCCAACCGTTGCTAGGAAACAAAGTAGTCCCCCAGGTTGTCACCTTCCAGCAATGGCAGGCCACCAAAGGTGATGACTTTAATGCAGACGCTGGAGTTTTCAGCGTAAGTATCCCGGGCATTTACTACTTCTCGTTCACCATGCGAACCTACGACAACAAGTACATCGGCGTCACACTGGTGGTGAACGATGCCCCGGTGGTCGCCATGACGACGGACTCGAGCGACCGAAAAGTGATGCAGACCCAGAGTGCAATGGTTCATCTGGCAAGTGGGGACCAGGTATGGCTGATGATGGGACCCTCGGAACACTTCGCCCTCTACggtaacaacaacaaatacacCACGTTCAACGGCCACCTGCTGTATCCCGACTATGAGGAATGA